Genomic DNA from Candidatus Zixiibacteriota bacterium:
CTCGGCCGGCGAGGTAGGGTATCTTTATGCCGGTATCAAAGAGGTTTCCGATACCCGGGTGGGGGATACGATCACCAAAGTGAAAGAGCCGACCGATTCGCCCCTTCCGGGGTTTGTCGCCATTAAACCGATGGTCTTTTCCGGGCTGTATCCGGCCATTGCCGAGGATTACACCGAACTGCGCGCGGCGCTCGAAAAATTGAAACTGAATGATGCTTCCCTTTCGTCCACGCCCGAAACCTCCGCCGCGCTGGGGTTCGGGTTCCGTTGCGGTTTTCTGGGGATGCTCCATATGGAAATTGTCACCGAGCGGCTTTCACGAGAGTACAACCAGACCATTATCAACACCGTCCCCAACGTGGAATATCTGGTCTATATGACCGACCACAGCATCGTGACCGTCGATTCGCCCAACGAGATGCCGCAGTCGGGGAAAATCGAGTATGTCGAGGAGCCGTATGTCGATGCCCAGATAATCACGCCGCCCGATTCGCTCGGGACAATCATGCGTCTCTGCACCGACCGTCGCGGCATATACAAGAACACCGAATATCCGACCCAGGCGCGGGCGATGCTCTGTTATGCTTTCCCCCTTTCGGAGATAATATTCGATTTCTACGATAAGCTCAAATCGATTTCGCGCGGGTATGCCTCGCTCGATTACGGTCTACCGTTCTATATGAAATCCAATCTGGTGAAACTGGATATTTTGATAAATACCGAGCCGGTTGATGCCCTCTCGGTCATTATCCACCGCGACAAGGCATACAAGTACGGTGTCAACCTGACCGATAAACTGCGCACCTTGATTCCCCGCCAGCTTTTTGAGGTGGTGATTCAGGCGGCAATTGGGGGGAGAATCCTGGCCCGGGCGACCGTGAAACCATTGCGCAAAAATGTAACCGCCAAATGTTATGGCGGCGATATTAC
This window encodes:
- the lepA gene encoding translation elongation factor 4 → MIEQRQIRNFSIIAHIDHGKSTLADRLLEATETISDRQMRAQVLDDMDLERERGITIKAHAIRLSYNHPDGKIYQLNLIDTPGHVDFTYEVSRSLSACEGVLLVVDAAQGVEAQTVSNLFLALQNNLEIIPVLNKIDLPSAQPEEVSKQIIDLIGCKREDILHCSAKTGQGVDKVLEAIVARIPPPVGNPDKPFKALVFDSVYDSYRGASVYLKVVDGSVTRRDFIKFFSHGKQFEVDEVGCRKLVNIPLDSLSAGEVGYLYAGIKEVSDTRVGDTITKVKEPTDSPLPGFVAIKPMVFSGLYPAIAEDYTELRAALEKLKLNDASLSSTPETSAALGFGFRCGFLGMLHMEIVTERLSREYNQTIINTVPNVEYLVYMTDHSIVTVDSPNEMPQSGKIEYVEEPYVDAQIITPPDSLGTIMRLCTDRRGIYKNTEYPTQARAMLCYAFPLSEIIFDFYDKLKSISRGYASLDYGLPFYMKSNLVKLDILINTEPVDALSVIIHRDKAYKYGVNLTDKLRTLIPRQLFEVVIQAAIGGRILARATVKPLRKNVTAKCYGGDITRKRKLLERQKEGKRRMKQIGTVEIPQEAFLAALKIET